AGAGGGCGTCGAAGTTCACCGGGGAGAGCATCAGCGCCGGGAAGGAGCCGCGGACAACCAGGCTGTCCAGGGTTTCACGGGCGTAGGGGAACAGGATGTTCGGGCAGAAGGCACCCAGGGTGTGGCTCATGGAGGCCGCGTCCAGCCCCTTGATGAGGAAGATACCGGCCTGCTGCACTTCAGCGATGAAGGCGGTTTCCTCGCCGTTCTTCACGGTCACGGACAGGGTCAGCACCACTTCGTGGAAGTCACCGTCCAGCTGCTTCTGGCGGGTGTTCAGGTCCAGGGAAACGCTCGGGTTCCACTGCTGGCGGAAGATCTCGGGGCTCTTCGGCGCTTCGAAGGACAGATCGCGCACGTAGATGCGCTGCAGGGAAAACTGGGGAGCTTCTGCGCCTTGGGCGGCGCCATTGTTCGTTTGTTCGGTCATGGTTCTGCCTTGTTCTAGTGCGTTTCCGTTTGCGGGCTGGATTGGAGCAAGGCGTCGAGCTTGCCGGCGCGCTCCAGGGCATACAGGTCGTCACAGCCGCCCACGTGGGTCGGGCCGATCCAGATCTGCGGCACCGAGGTGCGCCCGGCCTTGCGGGTCATCTCGGCGCGAACTTCGGGTTTGCCGTCGACGCTGACTTCCTCGTAGCGCACGCCCTTGCTGTCCAGCAGGTGCTTGGCGCGGATGCAGAAAGGACACCAGGCGCTCGAGTAGATGACGACGCCGGTCATCTCACTTCACCAGCGGCAGGTTGTCGCCGCGCCAGCTGCCGATCCCGCCGGACAGCTTGAGGGCGGTGAAGCCGGCCTTCTTCAGGTCACGGCAGACGGTGCCGGCGTGCTGGCCCATGGCGTCGACCACGATGATGGATTTTTCCTTGTGCTTCTCCAGCTCGGCGATGCGGCTGGCCAGCTTCTCGAAGGGGATGTTCAGGGCGTCGACGATATGGCCGCTGGAGAAGTCCTTGCTGGCCCGCACGTCCAGGACGATGGCCTGGCCGCCGTTGACCAGAGCGGTGAGCTCGCGGGTGGAAACGGCACGACCGCTGCGGCGCAGTTCGTGGGCCAGCAACAGGGCCAGCAGCACCACGAAGGTTCCACTCAGTACATAGTGGTTAGTGGCAAATTCAATCAGGTGGGCGAGCATCGTCGGGTTCCGGGACGGTAAAATGCCGGCCAGTATACACAGCCCCACAGGTCGGCCAAACCCCGCACAGCGGTGACGCCGACGGAACCAGACCGTAAAATGCCGCGTCTTTTTTCCGGGGCCTTGCCCGCCACTTTCCACCTTCTGCCGCAGCGAGTCGGACGATATGACAGCCACGCCAAAACCCCTGGTCCTCATCATCCTGGACGGCTTCGGTCACAGTGACAGCCCCGAGTACAACGCTATCTACGCGGCCAGGACCCCGGTCTACGATCGCCTGCGCGCCACCCAGCCCCACGGCCTGATTTCCGGCTCCGGCATGGACGTGGGCCTGCCGGATGGACAGATGGGCAACTCCGAAGTGGGCCACATGAACCTGGGCGCCGGCCGCGTCGTCTACCAGGACTTCACCCGCGTCACCAAGGCCATCCGTGACGGCGAGTTCTTCGCCAACCCGGTGATCCTCGAGGCCGTGGACAAGGCCGTGGCCGCCGGCAAGGCCGTGCACTTCATGGGCCTGCTCTCCGACGGCGGCGTGCACAGCCACCAGGACCACCTGGTCGCCATGGCCGAGCTGGCCGCCCAGCGCGGCGCCGAGAAGATCTACCTGCACGCCTTCCTCGACGGCCGCGACACTCCGCCGAAAAGCGCCCAGCCCTCCATCGAGCTGCTGGACGCCGCCTTCGCCCGTCTCGGCAAGGGCCGCATCGCCAGCCTGATCGGTCGCTACTACGCCATGGACCGCGACAATCGCTGGGACCGCGTCGAAGCCGCCTACAACCTGATCACCGAAGGCCAGGGTGAATTCGCCGCCGCCACTGCCGTGGAAGGCCTGGCGGCCGCCTACGAGCGCGGCGAAAGCGACGAGTTCGTCAAGGCCACCACCATCGGCGAGCCCGTCAGGGTCGAGGATGGCGACGCGGTGGTGTTCATGAACTTCCGCGCCGACCGCGCCCGCGAGCTGTCCCGCGCCTTCGTCGAGCCCGGCTTCAAGGAGTTCGCCCGCGCCCGCGAGATCGCCCTGGCCGGCTACGTGATGCTGACCCAGTACGCCGCCAGCATCCCCGCTCCCAGCGCCTTCAAGCCCGAGTCCCTGGACAATGTGCTGGGCGAGTACCTGGCGAAGAACGGCAAGACCCAACTGCGCATCGCCGAGACCGAGAAGTACGCCCACGTGACCTTCTTCTTCTCCGGCGGCCGCGAAGAACCCTTCGAAGGCGAGGAGCGCATCCTGGTCCCCTCGCCCAAGGTCGCCACCTATGACCTGCAGCCCGAAATGAGCGCCCCCGAGGTGACCGACCGCATCGTCGACGCCATCGAGAACCAGCGCTACGACGTGATCATCGTCAACTACGCCAACGGTGACATGGTCGGCCACACCGGCGTGTTCGAGGCGGCGGTGAAGGCGGTGGAATGCCTGGACCACTGCGTCGGCCGCATCGTCGAAGCCCTGGACAAGGTGGGCGGCGAAGCCCTGATCACCGCCGACCACGGCAACGTCGAGCAGATGGAAGACGAAGTCACCGGCCAGGCCCACACCGCGCATACCTGCGAGCCGGTGCCCTTCATCTATGTCGGCAAGCGTCCGGCCACCATCCGCGAGGGTGGCGTGCTGGCGGATGTCGCCCCCACCCTGCTGACCCTGATGGGTCTGCCGGTACCGGCGGAGATGACCGGCAAGACCATCGTCGAGCTGAAATGACGGCATCGGGCCGCCCCCAGGGAGCGGTCCAGCGCGGAAAACCGCGCGCCCCGTCAGTAAACGCCCGGATCCTCAGGTTCCGGGCGTTTTTTTTGCCCCGCTCCACGGGCATACTAGGCCGGTCCTTCCCCCCGGTGCCCCAAGCCCCCATGTTTCGCGCCCTCGCCCTCGTCCTCCTCGCCAGCCTGATCACCCCGGTCATGGCCGACCAGCGCGCCGAAACCCGGCAGCAGCTGGATCAGGCCGCCAAGGACATCACCGAACTGAAGAAGCTCCTGCAGCAACTGCAGCAGGAGAAATCCGGCGTCCAGGCCGACCTGAAGAAGACCGAGACCGAGATGGGCGACCTGGAACAACAGGTCAAGGACCTGGAGCAGGAGCTGAAAGACAGCGAGAGCGAGATCCAGCGCCTCGACGGGGAGAAAAAAAAACTCCAGGACGCGCGCGCTGAACAACAGCGCCTGATCGGCATCCAGGCACGCGCCGCCTACCAGAGCGGCCAGCAGGAATACCTCAAGCTGCTGCTCAATCAGCAGCACCCCGAGAAGTTCGCCCGCACCCTCACCTACTACGACTACCTGAGCCAGGCTCGCCTCGAGCAGCTCAACACCTTCAATGAAACCCTGCGCCAGCTGGCCAATGTCGAACGCGAGATCGGCGAGCACAACGCCCAGCTCACCGAGCAGAAAGCCAGCCTCGATGAGCGCCGGGAACAGTTGGCCGCCGCGCGCCGCGAGCGCCAGCAGGCCCTGGCCAAGCTGAACAAGGACCTGGGTGACCGCGACCGCAAGCTCAAGAGCCGCCAGCAGGACCAGGCCCAACTGGCCAAGGTGCTGAAAACCATCGAGGAAACCCTGGCCCGCCAGGAGCGGGAAGCCCGCGAGGCCGAGGAAGCACGCAAGCGCGCCCTGGCCGAGCAGCAGCGCCAGCTACGCGAGCAGGACAACCGTCCCGCCACCGGCACCGCCCGCGCCGCCAGCGGCCCGATGGTCTCCAGCGCCGGCAGCGGCTTCGGCGGCCCCTTCGCCCAGGCCCGCGGGCGTCTGCCCTGGCCGGTGGACGGTCGCCTGGTGGCCCGCTACGGCTCCGCCCGCGGCACCGACTCCCGCGCCAAGTGGGATGGCGTGCTGATCGGCGCGCCGGAAGGCGCCACCGTTCGCGCCGTGCATGGCGGCCGCGTGGTGTTCGCCGACTGGTTGCGCGGCGCCGGGCTTCTGGTCATTCTCGATCATGGCAATGGCTACCTGAGCCTTTACGGGCATAACCAGCGTCTGTTGAAAAGCGCCGGCGATATCGTGAAAGCGGGCGAGTCCATCGCCACGGTCGGCAACAGCGGCGGGCAGGACACGCCCGCACTGTACTTCGCCATTCGCCAGCAAGGCCGACCGACCGACCCGGCACAGTGGTGCCGCGCCCAAGGATAGGCGCCACTTCATTTCCTAGGAGTTGATTCGCATGCCGCATCTGTCCCGCCTCACCTCCCTGGCCATGGCACTGGCGCTGCTCGGCGGCGCCTCGCAGTCGCTGGCCGCCGAGGACCCGGCAAATCTCCCCGCCACCACGGTCAGCGGCAAGGCGCCCCTGCCCCTGGACGAGCTGCGGACCTTCGCCGAGGTGCTGGACCGCATCAAGTCGGCCTATGTCGAGCCGGTGGACGACAAGACCCTGCTGGAAAACGCCATCAAGGGCATGCTGAGCAACCTCGATCCCCACTCGGCCTATCTGGAGCCGGAAGACTTCCAGGAGCTGCAGGAGAGCACCAGCGGCGAGTTCGGCGGCCTGGGGATCGAAGTGGGCGCCGAGGACGGCTTCGTCAAGGTCGTGTCGCCCATCGACGACACCCCCGCCTCCAAGGCCGGTATCCAGCCCGGCGACCTGATCGTGAAGATCGACGGCCAGCCCACCAAGGGCATCTCCCTGATGGAGGCCGTGGACAAGATGCGCGGCAAGGCCGGTAGCAAGATCACCCTGACCCTGGTGCGCGAGGGCGGCAAGCCCTTCGACGTGGAGCTGGTGCGCGCCGCCATCAAGGTCAAGAGCGTGAAGAGCCAGTTGCTGGAGAAAAGCTATGGCTACCTGCGCATCACCCAGTTCCAGGTGAACACCGGCGAGGAAGTGGGCAAGGCCCTGGCCAAGCTGCGCAAGGACAACGGCGACAAGAAGCTCGCCGGCCTGGTGCTGGACCTGCGCAACAACCCCGGCGGCGTGCTGCAGGCCGCGGTGGAGGTATCCGACCACTTCCTCAGGAAAGGCCTCATCGTCTACACCAAGGGCCGCATCGCCAACTCCGAGCTGCGCTTCTCCGCCGACCCGGCCGACGCCAGCGAAGGCGTTCCGCTGGTGGTGCTGATCAACGGCGGCAGCGCCTCGGCGGCGGAGATCGTCGCCGGCGCCCTGCAGGACCACAAGCGCGGCGTGCTGATGGGCACCGACAGCTTCGGCAAGGGTTCGGTGCAGACCGTGCTGCCGCTGAACAACGACCGCGCGCTGAAACTCACCACCGCGCTGTACTACACCCCCAACGGCCGCTCCATCCAGGCCCAGGGCATAGTCCCGGACATCGAGGTGGCGCGGGCCAAGGTCACCCGCGAGCAGGATGCCGAGAGCTTCAAGGAAGCCGACCTCGCCGGGCACCTGGGCAACGGCAATGGCGGCGAGGACCGCCCCAGCGCCACTCGCAAGGCCGCCGAGCCGCGCCCGCAGGATGACGACTTCCAGCTCAGCCAGGCCCTGAACCTGCTGAAGGGCCTGAACGTCACCCGCGAGAACTGACCGTGAAGTGGGGCACCTGGCTGCTGTCGCTCCTGCTGGGCGCGATGGCCGCCGGTGCCTGGGCCTCGCCACCCGCGCGCCTGGCGCTGATCATCGATGACCTGGGCCGGACGCCCGCCCGTGACCAGCGCGTCCTCGGCCTACCCGGCCCGGTCGCCCTGTCCATCCTTCCCGATGTCCCCCATTCCCGTGAATTGGCCGTGGCCGCCCACGCCGCCGGCAAGACGGTGATGCTGCACTTGCCCATGGACCCGGCCGGTGGCCCCTACGCCTGGCATCCCGGGTTATCCACAGGCGAGCTGGAAAGTCGCCTGGATGCGGCGCTACGCCGGGTGCCTTTCGCCCGAGGGCTGAACAACCATATGGGTAGCCGCATGACCGCCCAGCGCCCGGCCATGGCCTGGCTTATGCGGCGCCTGCAGCGGGACCACCGCTTTTTCGTCGACAGCCGCACCAGCGCCGCCACCGTGGCCGCCGCCGAGGCACAGAAGATCGGCCTGGCGAGCCTGTCGCGGGACATCTTCCTGGATGACGACCAGAGCCCGGCTGCGGTGGCGAAGCAGTTCCATGCCGCCCTGGAACTGGCCAGACGGCAGGGTTCCGCCCTGATGATCGGTCACCCGCACCCCGCGACCCTGGCGCTGCTGGAACGGGAGCTGCCGCGCCTCAAGGCCCGGGGTTTCGAGCTGATCGACGTGGAGATGCTGATCGCCCTGCGTGGCAACCGGGCCATGGCGGCCCATGGCAAGGCGGGGATCTACCGCTAGCAGGACATGACGCCGCTGCCGGCATCCCTCTCCCGATGGGAGAGGGGCCCCGGACCGTAGTCACAGGGCCGGACCGACCGGCCTCACAGGTAGTTCTGGGTGATCTCGTCGACGATGCCTTCAGCACGCATCTGGTCCAGGGCCTTCTGCAGACGCTCCACCACCTCGTCAGGGGTGTCCTTGTTGAACGCCAGGTAGAGTTCGGCACTGTTGAAGCGCAGCACGGTCTGCAGGCCGCTCACCCCTTCCTGCTTGGCCAGGTAGCGGCCCACGGGGTCGGTGGTGGCCCAGAGGTCGATCTGCCCCTTGATCAGTTTCTTCACGTTCTCCTGGTCGCGCAGGGCGTTCTGCGGAGCCATGCCCTGGCTTTCCAGGTGCTGGCTCACGGCGTCGTTCTTGTAGGCGCCTATGCGGTACTGGGACGCGCTCTTCAGGTCACTGACGGCGATGTTGTTGCCAGGCGCGGCGAGCAGCACCCACTCGGTCCTGGCGATGGGGCCGACCCACTTGAACAGGGGCTGCCGTTCGGCGGTGAAGGTGGTGGAGAAGAGGCCGTAGCTGGGTTTGTCCAGGGTCAGGCGGTAGAGGCGGTCCCAGGGGAAGCGCAGGGTCAGGCTGTAGCCGATGTCGGCACGCTTGAACATCTCGCGGACGATATCGGCGCTGATACCGTCGATGCCATCGTCCCGGGCGAAGTTCTTATCATCCACCGCCATGTTGAACGGCGGGAAGTTCTCGGTGAGCAACACCACCTTGTAGTCCGCCGGCAATTCGGCGCGAGCCGTGAAGGCGAGGCACATCAAGCCCAGGGTGAGGGCACGTTGGATCAGCTTCTGCATGGTCATTCCGCTCGCTTGGATTTGTGGTTTTGGCAAAGCGACTTGCACGTGCGGGCTCCCCGCCCACACGACGGACGACCGGCTCGTGGCCGGTCGTCTGGGTCTTCCTAGAGGTAGCTGTCGAGAATCTCGTCGACGAAGCCCTCGGCGCGCATCTGGTCCAGCGACGCCTGCAGCCTGTTCACCACTTCATCGGGGACATCCTTGTTCAGCGCCAGGAACAATTCGGCCTGGTTGAAACGCAGCACGGTCTTCAGGCCGCCGACGCCTTCCTGCCGGGCCAGGTAGCGACCGGCCGGATCGCCAGTGGCCCAGAGATCGATCTGCCCCTTCTCCAGCTTCTTCGCGTTCTCCTGGTCGCGCAGGGCCGTGACCGGCTCCAGCTTCTGCTGGATCAGGTACTCGGCGATGGCGTCGCCCTTGTAGGCACCCACCTTGTACTGGCGGGCATCGTCCAGGCTGGACAGGCTGATGGGACTGTCGGCCCGCGCCAGCATCACCCAGTCATCCGGTCCGATGGGGCCGACCCACTTGAAGGATTGTTCGCGCTCGGGCAGGCGGGCCGTGACGAAGACGCCGTAGCCGGGCTTTTCCAGCGCCAGCTTGTAGATGCGATCCCAGGGGAAACGCAGGGTCAGGCTGTACTTGACCCCGGCACGCTTGAACATTTCGCGGACGATATCCACGGCGATGCCGTCGATATTGTCTTCCTGGGCGAAGTTCTTCCCGTTGATCGACATGTTGTAAGGGGGGAAGTTTTCCGTCAGGAGAACCACGCTGTAGTGCTCATCCACTTCGGCGCGGGCGGCGCCGGCCAGCACCATCAGAGTACCGGCCAGCGCCAGCAGCAGGCGTTTCGACATAGGCGACTACCTTCCAGGTACGTGGGAAATGCGCTGAGCTTACCCTCACCAGCGCGAGGCTCGGACATCAGCGGCCCAGGCTGCGAATTCCGTCACGCGGAGCAGCCCGGGACAGGGGGAGGCAAGAATCGTGCTCAGCGCACCAGGATGCCGCGACTGGCCAGGTAGGCCTTGGCTTCCGGCACGGTGTACTCGCCGAAGTGGAAGATGCTGGCCGCCAGGACGGCGTCAGCCTTGCCCTCGAGGATACCGGCCGCCAGGTGCTCCAGGTTGCCGACGCCGCCGGAGGCGATCACCGGGATGCCGACGGCTTCGCTGATGGCGCGGGTAACGCCCAGGTCGTAACCGCTCTTCACACCGTCCTGGTCCATGCTGGTGAGGAGGATCTCGCCGGCCCCCAGGTCTTCCATCTTCTTCGCCCAGGCCACGGCATCCAGGCCGGTGGGTTTGCGACCGCCATGGGTGAAGATCTCCCAGCGCGGGGTTTCGCCCGGGGCGGAGACCCTCTTGGCGTCGATGGCCACCACGATGCACTGGGAGCCGAAGCGCGAGGCGGCCTCGCCGACGAACTCGGGGGTGAACACCGCGGCGGTGTTGATGGAGACCTTGTCGGCACCGGCGTTGAGCAGGTTGCGGATGTCCTGCACGGTGCGCACGCCGCCGCCCACGGTCAGCGGGATGAACACCTGGCTGGCCATGCGCTCGACGGTGTGCAGGGTGGTGTCGCGGCCGTCGACGCTGGCGGTGATGTCGAGGAAGGTGATCTCGTCGGCGCCCTGCTCGTCGTAGCGGCGGGCGATCTCCACCGGGTCGCCGGCATCGCGGATGTTCTCGAACTTGACGCCCTTCACCACGCGGCCGTTGTCCACGTCGAGGCAGGGGATGATGCGTTTGGCCAGTGCCATGACAGTGCTCTCGTAGGATGGGTTGAGCGCAGCGATACCCCTCGTTGCGCCAACGGATGACTCCATGCGGTGGGTCATGCCGCCAGGCGGCCAACCCACTCTACGCCCCGTTCAGCCCTTGTAGCTGTCGCAGAAGGCCTGGGCCTCGGCGACATCCAGGGTGCCTTCGTAGATGGCGCGACCGGTGATGGCGCCGATGATGCCGGGGGCCTTGGCGGCCAGCAGCTTCTCGATATCGCCCAGGTTGTGAATGCCGCCGGAGGCGATCACCGGGATGCGGCTGGCGGCCGCCAGGGCCGCGGTGGCCTCGACGTTGCAGCCCTGCATCATCCCGTCCTTGGCGATGTCGGTATAGACGATGGCGGACACGCCGTCGGCCTCGAAGCGGCGGGCCAGGTCCACCGCCTGCACGCTGCTCACCTCGGCCCAGCCGTCGGTGGCGACGAACCCGTCCTTGGCGTCCAGGCCGACGATCACCTTGCCCGGGAAGGCCTTGCAGGCC
This genomic window from Pseudomonas furukawaii contains:
- the secB gene encoding protein-export chaperone SecB produces the protein MTEQTNNGAAQGAEAPQFSLQRIYVRDLSFEAPKSPEIFRQQWNPSVSLDLNTRQKQLDGDFHEVVLTLSVTVKNGEETAFIAEVQQAGIFLIKGLDAASMSHTLGAFCPNILFPYARETLDSLVVRGSFPALMLSPVNFDALYAQELARIQAGEAQA
- the grxC gene encoding glutaredoxin 3 — translated: MTGVVIYSSAWCPFCIRAKHLLDSKGVRYEEVSVDGKPEVRAEMTRKAGRTSVPQIWIGPTHVGGCDDLYALERAGKLDALLQSSPQTETH
- a CDS encoding rhodanese-like domain-containing protein, which translates into the protein MLAHLIEFATNHYVLSGTFVVLLALLLAHELRRSGRAVSTRELTALVNGGQAIVLDVRASKDFSSGHIVDALNIPFEKLASRIAELEKHKEKSIIVVDAMGQHAGTVCRDLKKAGFTALKLSGGIGSWRGDNLPLVK
- the gpmI gene encoding 2,3-bisphosphoglycerate-independent phosphoglycerate mutase, whose product is MTATPKPLVLIILDGFGHSDSPEYNAIYAARTPVYDRLRATQPHGLISGSGMDVGLPDGQMGNSEVGHMNLGAGRVVYQDFTRVTKAIRDGEFFANPVILEAVDKAVAAGKAVHFMGLLSDGGVHSHQDHLVAMAELAAQRGAEKIYLHAFLDGRDTPPKSAQPSIELLDAAFARLGKGRIASLIGRYYAMDRDNRWDRVEAAYNLITEGQGEFAAATAVEGLAAAYERGESDEFVKATTIGEPVRVEDGDAVVFMNFRADRARELSRAFVEPGFKEFARAREIALAGYVMLTQYAASIPAPSAFKPESLDNVLGEYLAKNGKTQLRIAETEKYAHVTFFFSGGREEPFEGEERILVPSPKVATYDLQPEMSAPEVTDRIVDAIENQRYDVIIVNYANGDMVGHTGVFEAAVKAVECLDHCVGRIVEALDKVGGEALITADHGNVEQMEDEVTGQAHTAHTCEPVPFIYVGKRPATIREGGVLADVAPTLLTLMGLPVPAEMTGKTIVELK
- a CDS encoding murein hydrolase activator EnvC family protein — its product is MFRALALVLLASLITPVMADQRAETRQQLDQAAKDITELKKLLQQLQQEKSGVQADLKKTETEMGDLEQQVKDLEQELKDSESEIQRLDGEKKKLQDARAEQQRLIGIQARAAYQSGQQEYLKLLLNQQHPEKFARTLTYYDYLSQARLEQLNTFNETLRQLANVEREIGEHNAQLTEQKASLDERREQLAAARRERQQALAKLNKDLGDRDRKLKSRQQDQAQLAKVLKTIEETLARQEREAREAEEARKRALAEQQRQLREQDNRPATGTARAASGPMVSSAGSGFGGPFAQARGRLPWPVDGRLVARYGSARGTDSRAKWDGVLIGAPEGATVRAVHGGRVVFADWLRGAGLLVILDHGNGYLSLYGHNQRLLKSAGDIVKAGESIATVGNSGGQDTPALYFAIRQQGRPTDPAQWCRAQG
- a CDS encoding S41 family peptidase yields the protein MPHLSRLTSLAMALALLGGASQSLAAEDPANLPATTVSGKAPLPLDELRTFAEVLDRIKSAYVEPVDDKTLLENAIKGMLSNLDPHSAYLEPEDFQELQESTSGEFGGLGIEVGAEDGFVKVVSPIDDTPASKAGIQPGDLIVKIDGQPTKGISLMEAVDKMRGKAGSKITLTLVREGGKPFDVELVRAAIKVKSVKSQLLEKSYGYLRITQFQVNTGEEVGKALAKLRKDNGDKKLAGLVLDLRNNPGGVLQAAVEVSDHFLRKGLIVYTKGRIANSELRFSADPADASEGVPLVVLINGGSASAAEIVAGALQDHKRGVLMGTDSFGKGSVQTVLPLNNDRALKLTTALYYTPNGRSIQAQGIVPDIEVARAKVTREQDAESFKEADLAGHLGNGNGGEDRPSATRKAAEPRPQDDDFQLSQALNLLKGLNVTREN
- a CDS encoding divergent polysaccharide deacetylase family protein; its protein translation is MAAGAWASPPARLALIIDDLGRTPARDQRVLGLPGPVALSILPDVPHSRELAVAAHAAGKTVMLHLPMDPAGGPYAWHPGLSTGELESRLDAALRRVPFARGLNNHMGSRMTAQRPAMAWLMRRLQRDHRFFVDSRTSAATVAAAEAQKIGLASLSRDIFLDDDQSPAAVAKQFHAALELARRQGSALMIGHPHPATLALLERELPRLKARGFELIDVEMLIALRGNRAMAAHGKAGIYR
- a CDS encoding substrate-binding periplasmic protein; translation: MQKLIQRALTLGLMCLAFTARAELPADYKVVLLTENFPPFNMAVDDKNFARDDGIDGISADIVREMFKRADIGYSLTLRFPWDRLYRLTLDKPSYGLFSTTFTAERQPLFKWVGPIARTEWVLLAAPGNNIAVSDLKSASQYRIGAYKNDAVSQHLESQGMAPQNALRDQENVKKLIKGQIDLWATTDPVGRYLAKQEGVSGLQTVLRFNSAELYLAFNKDTPDEVVERLQKALDQMRAEGIVDEITQNYL
- a CDS encoding substrate-binding periplasmic protein; the encoded protein is MSKRLLLALAGTLMVLAGAARAEVDEHYSVVLLTENFPPYNMSINGKNFAQEDNIDGIAVDIVREMFKRAGVKYSLTLRFPWDRIYKLALEKPGYGVFVTARLPEREQSFKWVGPIGPDDWVMLARADSPISLSSLDDARQYKVGAYKGDAIAEYLIQQKLEPVTALRDQENAKKLEKGQIDLWATGDPAGRYLARQEGVGGLKTVLRFNQAELFLALNKDVPDEVVNRLQASLDQMRAEGFVDEILDSYL
- the hisF gene encoding imidazole glycerol phosphate synthase subunit HisF, whose product is MALAKRIIPCLDVDNGRVVKGVKFENIRDAGDPVEIARRYDEQGADEITFLDITASVDGRDTTLHTVERMASQVFIPLTVGGGVRTVQDIRNLLNAGADKVSINTAAVFTPEFVGEAASRFGSQCIVVAIDAKRVSAPGETPRWEIFTHGGRKPTGLDAVAWAKKMEDLGAGEILLTSMDQDGVKSGYDLGVTRAISEAVGIPVIASGGVGNLEHLAAGILEGKADAVLAASIFHFGEYTVPEAKAYLASRGILVR
- the hisA gene encoding 1-(5-phosphoribosyl)-5-[(5-phosphoribosylamino)methylideneamino]imidazole-4-carboxamide isomerase, translated to MLIIPAIDLKDGACVRLRQGRMEDSTVFSDDPVSMAAKWVEGGCRRLHLVDLNGAFEGKPVNGEVVTAIARRYPNLPIQIGGGIRSLETIEHYVKAGVSYVIIGTKAVKEPEFVTEACKAFPGKVIVGLDAKDGFVATDGWAEVSSVQAVDLARRFEADGVSAIVYTDIAKDGMMQGCNVEATAALAAASRIPVIASGGIHNLGDIEKLLAAKAPGIIGAITGRAIYEGTLDVAEAQAFCDSYKG